The region TCACCGAAGGGGGTGAGAATATGATGTACAAGCCCGCATATCGGTGTGACCTGACGGCCGATGCGTTTTACGATCGTGTTGGGACACCCGGCTCGCGGAGTGCAACCGACGAACTGATCGACGGTTCGAACGATCCGATCGGCAAATCAGCCACAGAGCCGTCACGATGAGTTGACTGGAATGTCCTGATCGGTGCTGTCCGGTTCGATGGATTCGACCGTCGGACCCTGGACAATGACTTCACTCGAGTGGCCTTGCTAGGACGTCCCAATGAACGAGAAAACGACGACGGATCCAACAACGGTTTTCCGTACTGTGGGCCCTCATACCAGTCGTCGTCCACTACACCGGGGGACGATATCCGTACGATTGCTCGGCGTGTACTCGAACGGTCGGTTTCATGTAGTGATAGATCATATCTCGTGGTAGTGACCGACGATACGGACTCCCGTCACGATCGAATTCAGACACATCCGACGCCAGGAAGTGGCAACTCCCTCTCTGGATGGTGGCGCAATCGTAGTCCACTCCGTCTGGCGATATCGTACGCCGTCGTCTGGCTCGTCCGGATCTCCCCGAGTCTCACCCTCAAACGATGGCTGCTTCGCCGACTGGGGGTAACGGTCGGGCCGGGAGTTTCCTGGGGTCTCGAGGCCACGCCGGACGTCTTCTGGCCGGAACTGATCACGGTCGAAGCCGAGGCGATCGTCGGATACGACGCGACGATTCTCTGCCACGAGTTTCTTCAAGACGAGTATCGGACGGGTGAGGTCCACATCGGTGAGCGCGCGATGATCGGCGCGGGCGCGACAGTCCTCCCAGGCGTCGAAATCGGTGCTGATGCGCGCGTTGCAGCGAACTCGCTCGTGACTCGAGACGTGCCGCCGGAGACGACGGTGGCCGGGGTGCCAGCCGAGCCGATGGGATCATCGAGCCGTGACGACGAGTAAGACGTGTCGACGAGTGCAAACGAGAAATAACGGTCTACGGGAACGCCGAGACACTGGCGATCGCGTTCGATACGAACGTATCCGATCGAACGTGTGCGTACTGAGACTGAGATCGTCAGAATTGAAATCGGTGACTAAACGTCGCGTTCGTCTCCGAATTACAGCGACGACCAGGACTTGCGCGCTTCGTTCCAGGAGGTAATGTCTGCGATCCAGCGAGCGGCGATCATCTTTTTCAGGTTCTTTGCGGGAATGCCGCCGAAGGTATCGACGGGAAGCATCATGA is a window of Natronorubrum sediminis DNA encoding:
- a CDS encoding acyltransferase, with the protein product MTDDTDSRHDRIQTHPTPGSGNSLSGWWRNRSPLRLAISYAVVWLVRISPSLTLKRWLLRRLGVTVGPGVSWGLEATPDVFWPELITVEAEAIVGYDATILCHEFLQDEYRTGEVHIGERAMIGAGATVLPGVEIGADARVAANSLVTRDVPPETTVAGVPAEPMGSSSRDDE